The Legionella sp. PATHC032 genome has a window encoding:
- a CDS encoding Lpg0257 family Dot/Icm type IV secretion system effector, producing MSDKPRAGFPVIILLCVFLFILIYHYSYLFPFTNNAFVVANVRPVAANVKGYITNIYVKNEQEVKKGQPLFTVFKDPYELAYQKAVSDVQEAKAQLLVFNKQVEKTKYLLQAQKELYEKFRFDYEHNHSALRDHAVSKLTVNTMLKEKNAALSKLHALEKELEVNQQQIIVQKKKIDSLIAVMKNAKIDLDETTVYAKQNGAVQDMFVALGTPIKIRKPVFAIADTDTLFIQANFNETDLRRVQPGDKVSIFPRMYFGSKIYHGVILSRNWAASRLETHRATQIQIVRNSESNWFLLPQRLPVQIQITDYDPVHYPLSIGASAYVYIHTH from the coding sequence ATGAGTGACAAACCCAGAGCTGGATTTCCTGTAATTATTTTATTGTGTGTGTTTTTATTCATTCTGATTTATCATTACTCGTATTTATTTCCCTTTACAAACAATGCATTTGTTGTTGCGAATGTCCGCCCAGTTGCCGCTAATGTAAAAGGTTATATCACCAACATCTATGTCAAGAATGAGCAAGAGGTAAAAAAAGGACAACCATTATTTACTGTATTCAAAGATCCCTACGAACTGGCCTACCAGAAGGCTGTCAGCGATGTTCAAGAGGCGAAAGCCCAATTATTGGTATTCAATAAACAAGTTGAGAAAACGAAATATCTGCTGCAAGCACAAAAAGAACTTTATGAAAAATTTCGCTTTGATTATGAACATAATCATTCAGCCTTGCGCGATCACGCGGTTTCCAAGCTAACTGTCAATACGATGTTAAAAGAAAAAAATGCGGCACTAAGCAAATTACATGCATTGGAAAAAGAGTTAGAGGTCAACCAGCAACAAATCATTGTGCAAAAAAAGAAAATTGATTCTTTAATTGCGGTGATGAAAAATGCCAAAATCGATTTAGATGAAACCACAGTGTACGCCAAACAAAATGGGGCAGTTCAGGATATGTTTGTCGCATTGGGAACCCCCATCAAGATCAGAAAGCCAGTCTTTGCCATAGCAGATACCGATACCTTGTTTATCCAGGCCAATTTCAACGAAACGGACTTACGAAGAGTTCAGCCAGGGGATAAAGTCTCTATCTTCCCAAGAATGTATTTTGGGTCTAAAATTTATCACGGAGTGATTCTTTCCAGAAACTGGGCTGCCAGCCGTCTGGAAACCCATCGGGCGACGCAAATACAAATTGTACGTAATAGCGAAAGCAACTGGTTTTTATTGCCTCAACGCCTGCCAGTACAAATTCAAATAACAGATTATGACCCGGTTCATTACCCGTTAAGTATAGGCGCTAGCGCCTATGTTTATATTCATACTCATTGA
- a CDS encoding lpg0260 family Dot/Icm T4SS effector, giving the protein MFGFFSDYKQYITLRNFAVIYNGLTGLAVLYSLWSNPEAEPSEYVIDISIHALTAITLMCKQAPESVKAVAMALNTYRGFDALFKAITSLPSTIPGIANAVDVLNHRFNFKELEKLGNEEEVESRSAVQHTM; this is encoded by the coding sequence ATGTTTGGTTTTTTTAGCGATTATAAGCAATACATCACTTTAAGAAATTTCGCTGTCATTTATAACGGGCTTACAGGCTTGGCGGTATTGTATAGCTTGTGGAGTAATCCTGAGGCTGAGCCATCCGAATACGTCATTGATATCTCGATTCATGCGCTGACTGCGATCACTTTAATGTGTAAACAAGCCCCAGAATCTGTTAAAGCTGTTGCTATGGCATTAAATACTTATAGGGGATTTGATGCCCTATTCAAGGCTATCACCTCACTTCCTTCTACAATCCCAGGTATCGCCAATGCAGTTGATGTCCTTAATCATCGTTTTAATTTTAAGGAGCTTGAAAAACTTGGTAATGAGGAAGAAGTAGAGTCCAGGTCAGCAGTTCAGCATACCATGTAA
- a CDS encoding magnesium transporter CorA family protein, protein MHSFDSIAVEFDLKNHSMQKIAIEDLNIDYQDKDKIYWVHSNLNQKNIFKKLQEKLRLPEEVIQLCGEKDNRSTTIEIDEALTLQIQGLCSMKLNDNYDADFGNLIIHLTPNYCFTASKTLSSVLFDLLKSCPKSLPYAKTSCFLLFLLLEGVINDYAKIHLAYEELADQLDAQVRTTNKNTYSQVLELKHGVMKIKRYTIAIREILMRLTSRNILVISEQCRTSLYNLSNHCHLIVNEIDSLRDILNGLLGQIDNQLMQNMNETMRVLTAFAAIFLPLSLITGIYGMNFYWMPELGWKYGYFGALGLIVLCALILFLIFRKKKWF, encoded by the coding sequence ATGCATTCGTTTGATTCAATCGCCGTTGAATTTGATTTAAAAAATCATAGTATGCAAAAAATTGCGATTGAGGATTTAAACATCGATTACCAGGATAAAGATAAAATTTATTGGGTACATAGCAATTTAAACCAAAAAAACATCTTTAAAAAATTGCAAGAGAAATTACGATTACCTGAAGAAGTGATTCAATTGTGTGGAGAAAAAGACAACAGATCCACAACCATAGAGATCGATGAAGCACTCACATTGCAAATTCAAGGCTTGTGTTCAATGAAGTTGAATGACAATTATGATGCTGATTTTGGCAATTTGATTATTCATCTCACACCCAATTATTGCTTTACCGCTTCTAAAACACTTTCTTCAGTTTTGTTTGACCTGTTAAAAAGCTGCCCAAAATCCTTACCCTATGCTAAAACATCTTGTTTTTTGTTATTTTTGCTTCTGGAAGGAGTAATTAATGATTATGCCAAGATTCATTTAGCTTATGAAGAATTGGCCGATCAATTGGACGCGCAAGTTCGTACCACCAATAAAAACACCTATTCGCAAGTTTTGGAATTAAAGCATGGCGTCATGAAAATTAAGCGTTATACCATAGCAATAAGAGAAATATTAATGCGTCTCACCAGCCGAAATATTTTAGTCATCTCAGAACAGTGTCGAACCTCCTTATATAATTTATCGAATCACTGCCATCTCATTGTCAATGAAATAGACTCTCTTCGCGATATATTAAATGGCTTATTAGGACAAATCGACAATCAGTTGATGCAAAACATGAATGAGACTATGAGAGTACTAACTGCCTTTGCGGCCATATTCTTACCTTTAAGTTTAATTACCGGAATTTATGGGATGAATTTCTATTGGATGCCGGAATTAGGTTGGAAATATGGCTATTTTGGGGCACTTGGATTAATCGTGCTGTGTGCTCTGATACTGTTTTTAATTTTCAGAAAAAAGAAGTGGTTTTAG
- a CDS encoding multicopper oxidase family protein — protein sequence MTNTIDFYTITPPAKARWQRTLINKMTVQTLSRISFFIMALTIMITPFNSSYATDNKLKPTVITVSEEEFQVDGTGKKTKEFKLTFTHPDGTKDNKGYFANKGEMFHVVVENKSASPITLHWHGLIVPSDQDGVPEVSQILIQPGQNKSFNYRLLQAGTYWMHSHQKFQEQKQLSAPLIIYDNDDPYKGLQETVLFLEDFTYKDPQLIFDQLRNAKMDMKKMDAGNDLNDVTYDAFLANKKTLAAPNVVSVQPLKKVRLRIINASSSTNFKIDTGKLSATLIAVDGENIEPIVDNSFPIGVGNRMDLIVEIPSEGGAFPIKALAEGTNKQTGLILKTANTPNPTLLPNTNNKMGRVNYYDLEKKLKGKNTLISKKINVRLHYVLDGQMNGYIWTMNKQSWPDVTPKVIHFGDRVEMIYENKSSMSHPMHFHGHVFQVTEIDGQPLDGAMRDTLLVQPHSTVKVQFDALNPGIWANHCHNLYHLNAGMFTTFEYQHYPKPDFYLKAIGQKKH from the coding sequence ATGACCAATACTATAGATTTTTATACAATTACTCCTCCAGCCAAAGCCCGTTGGCAAAGAACTCTAATCAATAAAATGACAGTGCAAACTTTGAGTAGAATATCCTTTTTTATCATGGCATTGACTATCATGATAACCCCGTTTAACTCCTCTTATGCAACCGATAACAAACTTAAACCGACGGTCATAACCGTCAGTGAGGAAGAATTCCAGGTCGATGGTACAGGAAAAAAAACCAAGGAATTTAAACTCACTTTTACCCACCCAGATGGCACAAAGGACAACAAGGGTTACTTTGCCAATAAAGGAGAGATGTTTCATGTTGTAGTTGAAAATAAAAGTGCATCACCAATAACGCTTCATTGGCATGGATTGATTGTCCCAAGTGATCAGGATGGAGTACCTGAGGTGAGTCAAATCCTGATTCAACCAGGGCAAAATAAATCATTTAACTACAGGTTATTGCAAGCCGGGACTTATTGGATGCACTCCCATCAAAAATTTCAAGAGCAAAAGCAACTTTCTGCCCCTTTAATTATTTATGATAATGATGACCCGTATAAAGGCTTACAAGAAACCGTCCTGTTTTTAGAGGATTTTACTTATAAAGATCCCCAGTTAATATTTGACCAGTTAAGAAATGCCAAAATGGACATGAAGAAAATGGATGCTGGTAACGATTTGAATGACGTGACCTACGATGCATTTCTCGCCAACAAAAAGACATTAGCCGCACCCAATGTTGTTTCAGTTCAACCCTTAAAAAAAGTAAGATTACGAATCATCAATGCGTCTTCCTCCACCAATTTTAAAATTGATACCGGGAAACTATCAGCCACTTTGATTGCTGTCGATGGTGAAAACATTGAGCCTATTGTGGATAATTCTTTTCCTATTGGCGTTGGTAATCGTATGGATTTGATTGTTGAGATTCCCTCTGAAGGTGGGGCATTCCCTATTAAAGCCCTGGCAGAAGGAACAAACAAACAAACCGGTTTAATTCTAAAAACGGCAAACACACCTAATCCGACACTATTGCCCAATACCAATAATAAAATGGGTCGTGTCAATTACTATGACTTGGAAAAAAAATTAAAAGGAAAAAACACCTTAATCAGTAAAAAAATAAATGTTCGTTTGCACTATGTGCTTGATGGTCAAATGAATGGTTATATTTGGACCATGAACAAGCAAAGCTGGCCAGATGTCACGCCAAAAGTAATCCATTTCGGTGATCGTGTTGAAATGATCTATGAAAATAAATCCTCTATGTCTCATCCCATGCATTTCCATGGACATGTCTTTCAAGTCACTGAAATTGATGGTCAACCATTGGATGGAGCTATGCGTGATACCCTGTTAGTGCAACCGCATTCGACAGTGAAAGTACAGTTCGATGCACTAAACCCCGGCATCTGGGCTAACCATTGCCATAATTTATATCATTTAAATGCAGGAATGTTTACAACATTTGAATATCAACATTATCCAAAGCCTGATTTTTATTTAAAAGCAATAGGGCAAAAAAAGCACTGA
- a CDS encoding N-acetylmuramoyl-L-alanine amidase — protein MKIIIPLLFVVISACGHAFSCHDPQTIIQKPIQFDKKRIALTREYQFTHYGIDSESIEIEPKMIVLHWTCIPSFDTTFRIFDTPALPTSSPRRNELPGDLNVSSHFLVDRDGTIYQLMPETWMARHVIGLNHYAIGIENIGGVDSKDDLTEEQAKANAFLVCYLKEKYPQIKYVIGHNEYLQYKRTALWLEKDPNYQTDKTDPGPTFVKKVKQLIAAS, from the coding sequence ATGAAAATTATTATACCTCTATTATTTGTGGTCATTAGCGCCTGCGGGCATGCTTTTTCTTGCCATGATCCACAAACAATCATTCAAAAACCCATACAGTTTGACAAAAAACGGATTGCCTTAACCCGGGAATATCAGTTTACTCATTATGGCATTGATTCCGAGTCGATAGAAATTGAGCCTAAAATGATAGTATTGCATTGGACTTGCATACCAAGCTTCGATACCACTTTCCGCATATTTGATACCCCCGCTTTACCCACCAGTTCGCCAAGACGAAATGAATTGCCCGGGGATTTAAATGTATCAAGCCATTTTTTAGTCGACAGGGATGGAACTATTTATCAACTGATGCCAGAAACATGGATGGCAAGACATGTGATTGGCTTGAATCATTACGCGATTGGTATTGAAAATATTGGCGGTGTTGATAGTAAAGACGATTTGACTGAGGAACAAGCCAAGGCAAATGCCTTTCTTGTGTGCTATCTCAAGGAAAAATACCCGCAAATAAAATATGTTATCGGCCATAATGAATATTTACAGTATAAGAGAACGGCTTTGTGGTTAGAGAAGGATCCAAATTATCAAACCGATAAAACGGATCCTGGGCCAACTTTCGTTAAAAAAGTAAAACAATTAATTGCTGCGTCATAA
- a CDS encoding efflux transporter outer membrane subunit: MFRKRWLILLCVLLNNGCFLLGPEYRKPSVNVPQKWPHNYSIQTKQTAYLPDLYWWEQFNSQELNAFIQKALQNNHQIHLAMANIESTQSQLQQVQLNWLPNLTGLAGYTQFPVLGNPGTTAIAYPAYIINIFQQYKQQKSAQAMLEASIYAQYSARLVVIAQTSASFFTLVAQNEALHLYNKLLEDYRTYLKLTQSQYRSGLISLDNITQIKSHIQRIKAQIKVVQHNIVVSKNALHFLFNENPGDVEIKALFENIDSNQLVPGNLPASVLSMRPDIHEAEALLKAAHADVGAITANLLPGINLGAFLGEGSNVDGAIKLGQAYLNGPIIDLPLFAQIDVRKARYKAIYIKYITTIREALRDVANDLSAYSAYSQQLNNNKLALSDEKQRCHLTEVRYRHGIDDYLHLIKCQILLDEFKLMINQNKLEKLLSLVTLYQDLGGGYHGH; encoded by the coding sequence TTGTTCAGGAAGAGATGGCTCATTTTGTTATGTGTTCTGTTGAATAATGGCTGTTTCCTGCTCGGGCCAGAATACAGGAAACCATCTGTCAACGTACCGCAAAAATGGCCGCATAACTATTCAATTCAAACTAAGCAAACCGCTTATTTACCAGACCTGTATTGGTGGGAACAATTCAATAGCCAGGAACTCAATGCCTTTATCCAAAAGGCATTACAAAATAATCACCAGATTCACCTCGCTATGGCCAATATTGAATCCACACAAAGTCAATTACAGCAAGTCCAATTAAATTGGTTGCCTAATCTCACAGGGCTTGCAGGTTACACTCAGTTTCCCGTTTTGGGTAATCCGGGGACTACGGCAATTGCCTATCCAGCCTATATCATTAATATTTTTCAGCAATATAAGCAACAAAAAAGCGCCCAAGCCATGCTTGAAGCCAGTATTTATGCACAATATTCTGCCAGACTGGTCGTGATAGCCCAGACTTCAGCCAGCTTTTTTACCTTGGTTGCTCAGAATGAGGCTTTACATTTATACAATAAACTGCTTGAGGACTATCGAACCTATCTCAAACTAACTCAAAGCCAATACCGCTCAGGTTTAATTTCGCTTGACAACATCACTCAAATCAAAAGCCATATCCAACGAATTAAGGCACAAATTAAGGTGGTTCAACATAACATTGTGGTGAGTAAAAATGCCTTGCATTTTTTATTTAATGAAAATCCTGGAGATGTTGAGATTAAAGCTCTCTTTGAAAATATTGATAGTAATCAATTGGTACCAGGAAATTTACCGGCCAGTGTACTCAGTATGAGACCTGATATTCATGAGGCAGAAGCCTTGTTAAAAGCAGCGCATGCTGATGTTGGCGCGATAACAGCGAATCTTTTGCCAGGGATTAATTTAGGAGCCTTCCTGGGAGAGGGGTCTAATGTCGATGGCGCCATTAAATTAGGGCAAGCCTATTTAAATGGTCCAATAATTGATTTGCCGCTATTTGCCCAGATTGATGTAAGGAAAGCTCGATATAAGGCAATCTATATCAAATACATTACCACTATCCGTGAAGCTTTGCGCGATGTTGCTAATGACTTGTCTGCCTATTCGGCTTATAGCCAACAGTTAAATAATAATAAATTGGCTTTAAGTGATGAAAAACAGCGATGCCATTTGACAGAAGTTCGTTATCGTCATGGAATTGATGACTATTTACATTTAATAAAATGCCAAATCCTGTTAGACGAATTTAAGCTGATGATAAACCAGAACAAGCTGGAAAAACTGCTATCCCTGGTCACTTTATACCAGGATTTAGGAGGAGGCTACCATGGGCATTGA
- a CDS encoding FUSC family protein, which translates to MGIDQQKTIRTLRLSLTCIFLFLMTWYYQVPESAWTLVTIWFVMYEYSTVGGVLTKSFLRFAGTVLSAIYGMIVVYFCANNPLINIMALVPGLFLYAYFFMGGDKTYIGTIGAVTLTIVLLNYNDIDTAVLRVFNVIIGVIGSMFMIRFFYPQYARDKVLEIQLNFITQLANLLESYLNPTQSLLAIQTEYLDYERKMLDGFTLYNRYIGEAKIETKKAPFFISHSIAAMQHYRRLFRLFSVFIYYLSTEEIRSDPWVCDQLGKLLSNLQALQQQLLKQDEEPERTEASVGEPEEEIVIETPNIENKIATEAIVNNMQKEIALLDAEIKKIILIYDVYDIRLNER; encoded by the coding sequence ATGGGCATTGATCAGCAAAAAACAATCCGCACCTTGCGATTATCCCTGACGTGTATTTTTCTTTTTCTAATGACCTGGTATTACCAGGTACCAGAAAGCGCATGGACTTTAGTGACCATATGGTTTGTCATGTATGAATATTCCACTGTTGGTGGCGTGCTGACAAAAAGCTTTTTGCGCTTTGCAGGTACGGTTTTAAGTGCTATCTATGGAATGATAGTTGTTTATTTTTGTGCTAATAACCCGTTGATCAACATCATGGCTTTAGTCCCTGGTTTGTTTCTTTACGCCTATTTTTTCATGGGGGGAGATAAGACATACATTGGTACCATTGGGGCTGTCACGCTTACTATTGTATTGTTGAATTACAATGACATAGATACGGCTGTATTGCGGGTGTTCAATGTCATTATCGGCGTCATTGGCTCCATGTTCATGATCCGGTTTTTTTATCCCCAATATGCAAGAGATAAAGTTTTAGAGATTCAATTGAACTTTATTACTCAACTGGCGAATCTTTTAGAAAGCTACCTGAATCCAACCCAGTCTTTGCTTGCTATCCAGACAGAGTATTTAGATTATGAACGCAAGATGCTCGATGGGTTTACTTTATATAACCGTTATATTGGCGAAGCCAAAATAGAAACAAAGAAAGCTCCGTTTTTCATTTCCCATTCCATTGCAGCCATGCAACATTACAGGCGTCTGTTTCGTTTGTTCAGTGTGTTTATTTATTATTTATCCACCGAGGAAATTCGATCAGATCCATGGGTATGTGATCAGTTAGGTAAGCTTCTGAGTAATTTACAGGCTCTGCAACAACAATTGCTGAAACAGGATGAGGAGCCTGAAAGGACAGAAGCTTCTGTTGGAGAGCCAGAAGAAGAAATCGTTATAGAAACACCCAATATTGAAAATAAAATAGCAACAGAAGCCATTGTCAATAATATGCAGAAAGAAATTGCTTTGCTTGATGCTGAAATTAAGAAAATAATATTAATTTATGATGTTTATGATATCAGGTTGAATGAGAGATAA
- a CDS encoding HD domain-containing protein, with product MNEAMEKIEKMYQLIMEINKLKPVFRNTVTTPQRNESTAEHSWSASMITLILMNELKREFTEVDELKTIKLVLIHDVVEIYAGDVLAFDLEARKDKEKVELEALEKLRAVYPSFGIELDSLWHEFEERKSLEAKIAKAADAICPIFQRLQAKQSYIPFNISMAQLEKTKYPYFQFSETFSNLFEKLKVDLRKEQLILS from the coding sequence ATGAATGAAGCTATGGAAAAAATTGAAAAGATGTATCAACTGATTATGGAAATAAATAAGTTGAAGCCGGTGTTTCGCAATACCGTAACTACTCCACAACGGAATGAAAGCACAGCGGAGCATTCCTGGTCGGCCTCTATGATAACCCTTATTCTCATGAATGAATTAAAAAGAGAATTTACAGAGGTCGATGAATTAAAAACTATTAAATTGGTTCTTATCCATGATGTCGTTGAAATTTATGCTGGAGATGTTCTGGCTTTTGATTTGGAAGCAAGGAAGGATAAGGAAAAAGTTGAATTGGAAGCGCTTGAAAAACTAAGAGCTGTCTATCCTTCATTTGGGATAGAATTGGATAGTTTATGGCATGAGTTTGAAGAAAGAAAAAGTCTTGAGGCAAAAATTGCTAAAGCAGCCGATGCGATTTGTCCAATTTTCCAACGTCTCCAGGCAAAACAATCTTATATCCCTTTTAATATTTCAATGGCGCAACTTGAGAAAACAAAATACCCTTATTTTCAATTTAGTGAAACGTTTAGTAATTTGTTTGAAAAATTAAAAGTGGATTTACGCAAAGAGCAACTCATTCTTTCCTAG
- a CDS encoding uracil-DNA glycosylase — MSDVLNNYYLQTMGIEVWVMRESTPSCEKHLAALADEVASCVRCSLHKTRTQTVFSRGNPKAKLMIIGEAPGFYEDQKGQPFVGKAGLLLNKMIRSIEMTENDIYIANVLKCRPPNNRDPALEEISQCSSFLTRQIQLIKPHLILALGRFAGQFLLDKPLPLKQLRNHIHYYDNTPFIVSYHPAYLLRNPSDKKKAYIDWLAVKNFLLDYK; from the coding sequence ATGTCAGATGTATTGAACAATTACTATCTACAGACTATGGGAATTGAAGTCTGGGTGATGCGTGAGTCCACTCCTTCTTGTGAAAAGCATTTAGCAGCTTTAGCGGATGAAGTGGCATCCTGTGTACGTTGTTCTCTGCATAAAACACGCACCCAAACTGTTTTTTCTCGCGGGAATCCAAAAGCAAAACTGATGATTATTGGTGAAGCACCTGGTTTTTACGAGGATCAGAAAGGACAACCTTTTGTGGGAAAGGCTGGGCTTTTATTAAACAAGATGATACGTAGTATTGAAATGACAGAGAATGATATCTACATTGCCAATGTTTTGAAATGTCGCCCCCCTAATAATCGTGATCCAGCCCTTGAGGAAATTTCTCAATGCAGTTCATTCCTGACTCGTCAAATTCAACTCATTAAACCACACTTAATCCTTGCGTTAGGACGTTTCGCCGGACAATTCTTACTTGATAAACCACTGCCTCTGAAGCAGCTGCGTAATCATATTCACTACTATGACAATACTCCTTTTATCGTAAGCTATCACCCTGCCTATCTTTTGCGCAATCCCTCGGATAAAAAGAAAGCTTATATTGATTGGTTAGCTGTGAAAAATTTTCTGTTGGATTACAAGTAA
- a CDS encoding MFS transporter gives MNSQKDLKQLDIKQVIAWAFYDFANSSYFVVIFTFVFATYFTSYIAPNSILGAELWSYTISLSALLIALVSPIVGAIADFSGHHKSWLFVFTYLGVISTACLWFAYPDSHSIPLVLTCILIGNFALEVGSVFYNSFLANLAPSNYLGRISGWAWGCGYLGGLLCLIISLFVFVKGDLGGLLFGTESFANIRAVTVFVALWISLFSLPLFLMVQQKTGEHLTVGTAIRKGLQELWLTIKTLPKQRDLFLFLIARIFYIDGLNSILALGGIYAAGNFHLSVSDIMVFGIILNITAGLGAGLFAWFDDWIGSKKTILITLACLTITFCFLLTIRSNTLFWVCAPVFGIFVGPVQAASRTFLARLAKPEEMTRMYGFYSFSGKATSFLGPLLVSIITALTESQRLGMAVLIPFFIIGGGLLLLVHENE, from the coding sequence ATGAATAGCCAAAAGGATTTGAAACAATTAGATATTAAGCAAGTGATTGCCTGGGCATTCTACGATTTTGCCAATTCTTCCTATTTTGTAGTGATATTTACATTTGTCTTTGCAACCTATTTCACAAGTTACATTGCCCCTAATTCTATACTGGGAGCCGAATTGTGGAGTTATACAATTTCGCTTTCTGCTTTGCTCATTGCCCTGGTAAGCCCTATCGTTGGCGCAATAGCTGATTTTAGTGGGCATCATAAATCCTGGCTATTCGTTTTTACTTATTTGGGGGTTATTTCAACGGCTTGTTTGTGGTTTGCCTATCCTGATAGTCATTCTATTCCGTTGGTTTTAACTTGTATTCTGATTGGCAATTTTGCCCTGGAAGTAGGGTCTGTGTTTTATAATTCCTTTTTGGCTAATTTGGCTCCATCAAACTATCTGGGCCGGATTTCTGGTTGGGCTTGGGGTTGTGGTTATCTGGGAGGATTGCTGTGTCTGATTATATCCTTATTTGTTTTTGTGAAAGGTGATCTTGGTGGATTGTTGTTTGGAACAGAGAGTTTTGCCAATATTCGAGCTGTCACTGTATTTGTGGCTTTATGGATTAGTCTGTTTAGCCTGCCTTTGTTTTTAATGGTGCAACAAAAAACAGGGGAGCATTTGACAGTGGGTACTGCGATTAGGAAAGGTCTGCAAGAATTGTGGTTAACAATAAAAACTCTGCCTAAACAACGTGATCTGTTCTTATTTTTAATAGCCAGAATTTTTTATATCGATGGATTGAACTCCATATTGGCACTAGGTGGTATTTATGCGGCTGGCAATTTTCATTTGAGTGTTAGCGATATTATGGTGTTTGGGATCATTTTAAATATTACTGCAGGCCTTGGTGCGGGATTATTCGCCTGGTTTGATGATTGGATTGGATCTAAAAAAACTATTCTGATTACCTTGGCGTGCCTGACAATAACTTTTTGTTTTCTGTTAACCATCCGCTCAAATACCTTATTTTGGGTTTGTGCACCTGTGTTTGGTATTTTTGTTGGTCCTGTCCAGGCTGCCAGTCGTACTTTTTTGGCACGTTTGGCAAAACCCGAAGAGATGACAAGAATGTATGGTTTTTACTCTTTTTCTGGCAAGGCAACCAGTTTTCTGGGGCCTTTACTGGTTAGTATAATCACTGCGCTAACCGAGAGTCAGCGTTTGGGTATGGCTGTTCTTATTCCTTTTTTTATCATCGGAGGCGGACTATTATTATTGGTTCATGAAAATGAATAA